AAAGACTTTCTGGGTTCTAGGGGTTTTCAAGATCTCTTTATTGATTTGCACCCAAAACCTATTTGTTTATTGCATTTCTTTAATGCCTCAACAATGCTGGGAACCCTAAAAAAGTTCTGAACCCTAGATGTGTCAATCAGAGAGGCTGTCCACATATctttatattacatatatttaaggTTATGTACCTTCCATTTCATGCACAAGCATATGCCCACATATCTAAGCGATTATTTATACTATCAAAATCCTGATTAAAAGCAAATTTATGGGATCCAAAAGAatgtttcttcttcatcttcttcttgtgtttttctttaagtaatatatattagaataagATTGTTTTTAAGAATTTGGTCGGGATATTAAATCAAAAAAGGGAGAGATTTACGGTTTAAtggttaaatcaaaatatatttttataatataaaataaatatatattgattaaaattatgaagtaaaaatctaaaaatataaaattcatcatataagaattaatatatttaaaattttattaaataacacTGATTTTCGtacagttaaaaaaaatttaaacaacaatattaacacaaattcatgatgaaaataaaataaaaattatgataaaatatctaaattaaacaaaaaaatattcataaattaacaaaatgataaagaatatttaaataatacaaatgaccTCTattcaaatatctcaaattattattatatttttaatatataaaaataaaatacaaataaaaggcaaaagttaaaattaaaagttcaaaaagTTTAGTTCGATTAATTCGTCATTTCAACCAAGGTTCTTATAATAAATCAGTTGATTTTTCAACAAACAATTTTTTGTCACGAATTGAATTGGTTTCTTGGTCAGTAATTggtctaattttattttcaaaatactaaaaCAAGTAATTTAGCTAATATGACATTACAAAATAAAGAGATCTAAAAGCTGCAATCTTAAAGATCAACACACAAACCTAAAACCCAAACCGACAGCAATAACAAAACAACCATAACCAAGCGAGAATAAAGACAATTAACAAATAAggcaaaattaaacttaatacaTCTGTTCATTAAATCAACTAGCATTAGAACACAAAGTCACCCGCAAGGAAGATAGGATCCAACATCTGCTCAAAAGAGAACTCAACTTTAGTATTAATTAACAACCCAGAGTACCTTTCAATTACAATCCTCAACCTAAAGAGCTATATATGGACAAACCAATTATATTGAATAACAATGGATTGAAGTCTATGAGAGGAGCTGTATCAGATCAATTTGAAGCTCACGTTAGGGTTGtaaatgagcatgatgggtcAATGCAATCACTCATAATTATGATAGGCCAGTGCTAtgttggttttcattttaattctttttgttgGATCTCCTAATTAATTTACAATCTTAAAAATCTTTTCTTGTAATCGTTAACTACGCTACCTTTATAAGTACTActtaatgtaaaataattaattatcctttGTGGTAATCTTCTGATTGGTGGCCTGGAAGTATCTCAATATCTCATAATTTACTTAGTGAAGTCATCCATTTAGGTTGAACTTTGAGTGGGATGGCCATACAGCATATAAACCTAAAAGTAATCAACTATATGCCTAATTAAGCAATGAGATGCTGCTAAATATTTAACCATTCAAAGGATGCCTTGGTGCTAACATTTACAATTAACGGAATGAGCTACCTCACAGGAGCCACAGAACCTAtcactaatttaaaaaaaaaacacacacacacacacacacacatagagtagctatatatatatatatattaattctttttataatcaTAATTAATGTATCTGAGCTAGAGGGAAGAACATCTTCATGACTTGATTGATACCTAACAgtgatttaaaattatagaggaaACCTTTTGCCGCCAAAGGGAGTGACAAATCCTCAAAGTAAGCCTAAATATGAGATAATAATTAGCACTAAACTAGGGTTTCTAGTGGTcgattcttaattaatttctagatttatttatttatttatttattttttgttgggtTGATCCATCTCTAAACATGCAAACGTGCACAAATTCAGTCCATTCGTTTAAGTACGGGCATAGGTTAGATTAATCAAATGTAGACATATATGTTGGGAACATTAAAAGTTGAAGATATATAGTTGGGAATTGAGGAGGGGTGGGGGGACCATTTAATTTGTACTCCTATGAACTATATAAGCCTTAATTACACAAAACCAGGCTGCTTGCAAATTAGTGGATTTGTATTGATCCCTTCCTTTTgggtacatatataaattagttaattaatgtGCCTCATGGAATACACATAGATTTTGGGTAATTTGTTAGTTAATCCAAAACTCAAAAACTTAATTAGAACTAGGTTAACCATACTCCGTTCTTACCACGTGATAGTCCTATAGTTTCTTTTGACCTAACTTTATGAcctgagataaaaaaaaaattaatgtatgtatgtataaaagCATGTTCCACTATTAATTAgctcatttaaatttttgaattttaaatgtttACGTTGTGGAACCCTAATTCTCTTGTTCCTCATTGTTATATGCTATAAATTAGAGCCttcagttgcctttgaaattCGTTCATTTCAATCGGGCATTTAGACTTAATAATTTCATGTGACGATCATCATGACATATCGGAACTTATtatgtatatgcatatgcaCATGTGCTTGTGTGCTcattttctctccttttttttcctcatttaGTATCaagtatataattataaagtGAGTCTTACCAGCCAAACATCGAGGTGTGTTGGAGAAAGCCTGCTAGATTAGAGAGACATGGCTGAGGAGTATGATAGCTTGCTGCCCATTGCCAACGTGGGTCGGATCATGAAGAAAATCTTGCCACCAAGTGCCAAGGTTTCCAAAGAAGCCAAGGAGACGATGCAAGAATGTGCATCTGAATTTGTAAGTTTTGTCACCGGGGAGGCAGCTGACAAGTGTCACAAGGAGAACCGCAAGACGGTGAATGGAGACGACATCTGTTGGGCTCTCAGCTCGCTAGGGTTTGATAACTACGCCGGGGCAATTGTCAGGTACTTGCATAAATACAGGGAgtttgaaagagagagagcagcagcagcagcagaagcATCAAACCAAATTAACAAAGCCACTacaactactactactactactactagcCAACAAGACTGCACAGATCATAAGGCCGCCTCATCAAGCTCTGAAGATGATCAACATGATCAATTGGAGTTCTTCAGTGTTCTCCAAAAGGGAGTTACTTCCTCCTCAAAGTCTTCTTCAAATCCTGAACCTAACTACCAATAATCAAGCTGCTCATgaacaaagatatatatatatatatctatcatcaggtttttcttctttgtcttctttgTTTGTATTGAGCTTGGGAAGAATTAATGTTACTGAACATGAGAATGGACAGTTTGGCTTGTGATATTTGGATCTAGAGGGGTTGTGATGagagactctctctctctctctctctctctctctcacacacacacacacacacatttgcattgcattgttCCTCTTGCCTCACTGGAACTTCTTCTTCCACTGtgatatattaatatttctcttcatatatatatgtacaaccATGATGGCTCTTTGTTTTTCTCACATCTGCTTCTTTTATAACTCGTAGTGTAGGGCTACCCTTCTCCTTTGTTTCTTGCTCGCCTCCATTTGAgatgctgatatatatatatatatatagcttaattaagAGCTGTGTTGATCTATATATGCTTTTAATTTCCTCTAATTGGCTTTGTGTTTCTTCTGATCTTCTTTTACACACAATTATTGATCTGGGGGATCCGACTAGATGGattaattatatacaagatCAAAAGTTCTATTGCTAATTAGTTTCTAGCTACATATAAATCCCTCCTCCTcggtaaattaattatttgtagaACCCTAGTCCAACAAGAGCTAGCTGTTCTCATATGTAGAACACATTCTGATCTAGTTTCCTCCCTGCAGTGATACAAGTGACAATAGCCATCTCTCTCCTTTCTCCCCATTAAACCCTACTCAAAACAGACCCGTTTATGTGCAGGTGTATAACCCATATTCAGCTGTAGAGTAGAggatttttctcattttaatacaaaatcaatctctctctctctctctctccctccctccctcttaTTTGAGTTGGAAACCCTAGGCCAAAAAGAACAAGTTATAGATACACAAGCATTTTCTCATTGTAAAACAAGAACTACCCAACTCCTCGCcccacccccctccccctctcaaTTGATATGTTTTTCTTAATAAGTGGGAGAGGACTCACTTTAATAAATATTAGGATTTAGGACTTTCTTTCTGAGGTTCATTAAtgagaataaattttaatttcttctgtCGGCGTTTCTCTAAATCAATCTTATCCTCCTCCTCCACCTTCCCTCGAACCCTCCCTTGTACACCTTTCCCCTTCCCATCTTGATTCCCGGTCCCATTTGATGGTTTGCCAGTTGATTCTCCACCAAGTGATTTAATTCCCCTTTAATAATTTCGCTTCTCTCATATCTTGCCCTCTTCTCCGACCCTTCCTGCAGTTCCCTGACCCCCACCTTCTTATCAAACCCTAAATCCTATACCACTACGTACTACACACACACAGCCCCTACATCATCTGCTCTTTGCCACAGTTCCAACTACAGCTCCCAGTTGTAGCACTATTACACTCAGTGGAGGCAGCAATATTCATGGAATTCAGGGAAGCTCCTAGGCCATTGTGCATTTTCATCTCTACCCCTATATATCTATAATGCCCTTCTTGGGggcttctttttctatttttctgctGTAAAGAGCCACTAGAAGGCAGTCATTGTATTTTTCTGCTTTTGCTCCATCATCAAAGAGGAGGAGAATGCCTTACCTGCTTGTTTCTTGTTTTTGCTTTTCCAATTTGGGCTCCGGCTTTTGTCTTGTATTGGGCAGTTTCTGTTGGTTTTCTTAAtccaagtatatatatacatatggttTAGTCTTGTATGTGCTCTTCGGATCCTGAGCATTGtttcagtatatatatatatatatctttcaatTAAATCCTCATATTCAAATCATGGGATATATAACACCGACGACGTATCAACATCAGCCCAAAGAAAAAGACAGATCGAATTGGAAAATTCTCAACACCAGACTTACTTCAATTTGGTGGCTATtttgttgaattaattaatacatagCAAAGTTTATGCCCCCTCGTATGTGCACCGATCTCTTTTAGCACAAGGCCAGTCTATACAGGACACCAAATATATATTcgccaaattcatatttttgccATGTAATgtaatttcacattttcttgtatggttatttgaactttttatggccaaaaatatatttatcttcttgaaattttaagttttttttcttataaaaccCTAATATTTTTGTGGTTTTAAATGTACCCTTAAAACTTTGGTCAAAAGTATATTTACACCCTtaaacttttacatttttttggctATGAAACCCTAAATTTTTTGTAGTTCTAAATGTGCCCCTAAACCATGCAAAATCACAATAGTCGCTTATCTAAACACGTGTAATGTGGCCCTGATTCACTTATTGGCCAATGTgtttaaatgagtgattttataaaatttaatggcACTTTtaaaactacaaaaaatttaGGGTTccacaagaaaaaatataaaaattcaagagtgtaaatatatttttgactaAAGTTCAGGAGTATATTTAAAACCACAGAAAGTGTAGGGTTCCACAAGAAAAAAACGTAAAAGTTTAGTAgcataaatatgatttttgccaattttttgttatttcgattacacgcatgtacttgtattttataatcaatttaaatcttatatttgacattttttcgTGTAATAatctgaattttttattatttcgattacacttgtacctatatttttaagtcaatttaatctttttattttgatgtataaaaaaaaagattaaattgactaCTCTtacgttattttttttttacatattaaaatataaaaattaaattgactcaaaaatataaatatagatatataattgaaataacgaaaagtttgaattattataaaaaaaattaaaatataagaattaaattaacttcaaaatataagttaagaatataattaaaataatgtaaaatttgaGTAACCACATAATAAGTATAAAAACATGAATTtacccaatatatatattcataaatggATACTGCGGATAGGGATTAATTCTGTTATCCCCAGAACCTGGGaccatataaataaataaagtatagGGCACgttcccatatatatattttactgcGGAGACTGGATCCCACAATCTCccatgaaagaagaaagatatTGGGCTATCATCCCGCAggtagtaaaaaataaaaaggaataaTGGCTATTGGCTGGCtgatcatctctctctctaattaaACTAGCTAGGGTTCCAGCTGATGAGACATCATCTATATTTGGGACCACTTCTCCAATACATTTGATTCTCTCTgccatatatattttcttaatttgctagctagctagctagctagtggAAATTTTGTTAAAACATCTATCATCAGTATCGTCTCTCTCAAACATAAATATTGCAGCCATCCTAACAATTAGGATGATATCAGATGAAGAACTTaggctaaatatatatatatatgtatgaacatCAATGCTATATATGCAGCTCTCATATTAATTCCATTACTATGACCCATCATAACACCTGTCAAAAAGTTGAATCAATACTTCacgaatataaaaatattatttagatacaAAATTTTAACACTTAATATGACATTCTAACATAAATAGTTAGTTAATCGCCAATAATTATTCACTAACCGGTGATTAGTTACTCACTATATAGTGAATAATCACCAACAATAAAACGGCCATTCATAGAGTGTTACACAATGTCAAAACTCAGTGtgcaaataacatttaaatattttatattgttttcCTGAGTTCAAAACTTGTCCCACTACCAGTGGTGATGCTCCGTCTGACAGAGATtctacaattaaaaaatattttacaatgaatatatacatacatatatctttataaTTCCTCTAAGGCAAGACTGCAAAAATGAGGGTATCTAGATCTAGACAAATTTGTGCCATTTATACTGAGTCAATTCATCTTTATCCTGAGGAACCCTAATAAAATTGATGTTATTCATACATAATTAGTTGCCATGGCAGCTGAAATATGCCAAGGAGAAACATATCGGACAATGTCTACAAACAAAGCCAAAATCATCTACTAGCTTCATAAACAACCATGGATATCAATTGGCAGGCAAGAGTTGcagagaaaattgggagaatgCTTTCAACAAAGCGTTCCTTCAGATGATCTAATCTGCTAGATAGGGTGATACATGAATATGGACTACAAAGGGGCATTACTGAAACATATCAGATAAACCAGGGAGGCcggaaatttttttcaaaaactatcaaaactcaaaactactTGATTTACAAAGGCTTCTATAATACCCCAGCCATCGTCGACATCAGGTCCTACCCAATATCCTGATATTACTACAATACAATCACTTAAACTCGTATTAGAACCATGGGGAACAGATTCACAAAAATGTCCACAGAGCTTCATTTTATGGTGGTTACAGCTTCTAATTATCGAGTGTACGCTTCTATTTGACAAGTGGTGACCAATAAGCTTGACCGCTGCAagtagaaatttaaattttcagttcaatggaatataaaaaaaaggtcATGCTTGAATGTCCAGTGACAAAATGAAGACACATTATTGCATTTCCCACAGTAGTCAATTATTGGTTTGCCTTGTATGACATAAAAAACAAAGGATGATCCCATTTCTATTTGTAACTGGCACGAGGcaaatttccatttttattttgaCAGTAAATTCCACCACTTTCTCCTCAGCTCCATACAGGATGATCCCAGTTCTACTTGTAACAAATTCATCCTAAAATTTGTGCCTAATCTACAGACAAAGAtcaaaggagaagaaggaaataaagaCAATAAATTTTGCAGTTTTTTATCCACAGGTCATTCAGAGGACCCTTTACTGCTTCAGTCTCTTCATGTCTCAGATATAAACATTATCAGGATTTTAGTCTCTTGATATACTCAGAGGGATCACTGACGACATCTCAGTCTCAATCATGCAAATCCACATGCATGATATGTCCAAAATCTAACAGCCATTTTTGATCATTCTATACAACACTTTAGAAATTTCAGATGAGTGGTCTTTAGGCCCTTTCAAGGATCAAAGGCATCTGTT
This window of the Diospyros lotus cultivar Yz01 chromosome 5, ASM1463336v1, whole genome shotgun sequence genome carries:
- the LOC127802495 gene encoding nuclear transcription factor Y subunit B-4-like; this translates as MAEEYDSLLPIANVGRIMKKILPPSAKVSKEAKETMQECASEFVSFVTGEAADKCHKENRKTVNGDDICWALSSLGFDNYAGAIVRYLHKYREFERERAAAAAEASNQINKATTTTTTTTTSQQDCTDHKAASSSSEDDQHDQLEFFSVLQKGVTSSSKSSSNPEPNYQ